One window of the Rufibacter radiotolerans genome contains the following:
- a CDS encoding thioredoxin domain-containing protein — translation MEKKPNRLAQETSPYLLQHAYNPVDWFPWGPEALQKAKDEQKPILVSIGYAACHWCHVMEHQSFENEQVAQVMNAHFVCIKVDREERPDVDQVYMDALQAMGVKGGWPLNVFLNSDAKPFYGGTYYPPQNWVQLLHSISDAYQKSRAELDKSADQFVQHLNQSELAKYGLQVGNPDFTPNGFEQLYRHLHAKFDKKRGGTMQAPKFPMPSIWRFLLRYHHHTQDPEALEQMNLTLEQMAFGGIYDQIGGGFARYSVDEEWLAPHFEKMLYDNGQLLSLYAEAYQVTRNELYRQVALETIAFVERELTSPEGGFYSSLDADSEGEEGKFYVFTQPQLEEILGKEATLASKYYNTSATGNWEHGVNILHRRQNDEAFAADQGLTLEELQEHVQNWKDSLLLARGIRVRPGLDDKILTSWNALMLKGLTDAYQAFGEARILELACTNAHFLLQNLKQENRLFHNYKAGQATIDGFLEDYALLIQALIGLYQVTFEERWIKEANQLTKYTLAHFFDETENLFFFTSNAGEQLIARKKEIFDNVVPSSNSVMAMNLHFLGLYLDKERYSSLSDKMLSTVRDLVVQEPAHLANWASLYFLKLKPTAEIAIIGPEAHAYRGLLQQHFLPNAIVAGSKEEETDSLLPLLEGRIGQNGQTTLYVCYNRACQLPVQSVAEALEQIEHV, via the coding sequence ATGGAAAAGAAGCCCAACCGCCTGGCGCAGGAAACCAGCCCTTATTTGCTGCAGCACGCCTATAACCCGGTAGACTGGTTCCCCTGGGGACCGGAAGCCTTGCAGAAAGCCAAAGACGAGCAGAAACCTATCCTGGTGAGCATAGGGTACGCTGCCTGCCACTGGTGCCACGTGATGGAACACCAGTCCTTTGAGAATGAGCAGGTGGCCCAGGTCATGAATGCCCATTTTGTCTGCATAAAAGTAGACCGCGAGGAACGGCCCGACGTGGACCAGGTATACATGGATGCCCTGCAGGCCATGGGGGTGAAGGGCGGCTGGCCGCTTAACGTTTTCCTGAATTCTGACGCCAAACCTTTTTACGGCGGCACCTACTACCCTCCCCAAAACTGGGTGCAGCTGCTCCATAGCATTTCTGATGCCTACCAAAAGAGCCGGGCGGAGCTGGACAAATCGGCGGACCAGTTTGTGCAGCACTTGAACCAGAGCGAACTGGCCAAATACGGGCTACAGGTCGGCAACCCAGATTTTACGCCAAATGGTTTTGAGCAGCTTTACCGACACCTTCACGCCAAATTCGATAAAAAACGCGGCGGCACCATGCAGGCCCCTAAATTCCCCATGCCTAGCATCTGGCGGTTTCTGTTGCGTTACCACCACCACACCCAAGACCCAGAGGCGCTGGAACAGATGAACCTCACGCTGGAGCAAATGGCGTTTGGCGGCATCTATGACCAGATTGGCGGGGGCTTTGCCCGATACTCCGTGGATGAGGAATGGCTGGCCCCCCATTTTGAGAAGATGCTCTATGACAACGGGCAACTCCTGAGTTTGTACGCCGAGGCCTACCAGGTGACCCGCAACGAGCTGTACCGGCAGGTAGCCCTGGAGACTATTGCCTTTGTGGAGCGGGAACTCACCAGCCCCGAGGGCGGCTTCTACTCCTCCCTGGATGCCGACAGCGAGGGCGAGGAAGGGAAATTCTACGTCTTCACGCAACCACAACTGGAGGAAATTCTGGGGAAAGAGGCGACTCTGGCCAGCAAGTACTACAACACTTCGGCCACCGGCAACTGGGAACACGGCGTCAATATTCTGCACCGCCGCCAGAACGACGAAGCCTTTGCCGCCGACCAGGGCCTTACCCTGGAAGAACTGCAGGAGCACGTGCAGAACTGGAAAGACTCCTTGCTGCTGGCCCGAGGCATACGCGTGCGCCCGGGTTTAGATGACAAGATCCTTACCTCCTGGAACGCGCTTATGCTCAAAGGCCTCACTGATGCCTACCAGGCTTTCGGCGAAGCCAGAATTCTGGAACTGGCCTGCACCAACGCACATTTCCTACTCCAGAACCTGAAGCAGGAGAACCGGCTGTTCCATAATTACAAGGCAGGTCAAGCCACCATTGACGGTTTCTTGGAAGATTACGCGCTGCTCATTCAGGCGCTCATTGGCCTTTACCAGGTCACGTTTGAGGAACGCTGGATAAAGGAGGCGAATCAACTTACCAAGTATACGCTCGCGCATTTTTTTGATGAAACCGAAAACCTTTTCTTTTTCACAAGTAATGCAGGGGAGCAACTGATTGCCCGCAAGAAAGAAATCTTTGACAACGTGGTACCTTCCTCTAACTCCGTCATGGCCATGAATCTGCATTTTCTGGGGCTCTACCTGGACAAGGAGCGCTACAGCAGTCTGTCAGATAAAATGCTGTCTACGGTGCGGGACCTGGTGGTGCAGGAGCCGGCTCACTTAGCCAACTGGGCTAGCTTGTACTTTCTCAAACTGAAGCCCACCGCTGAGATTGCCATCATCGGGCCAGAGGCCCACGCGTACCGGGGTCTCCTACAGCAGCATTTTCTGCCTAACGCAATAGTAGCCGGCAGTAAAGAAGAGGAAACAGATTCACTCTTGCCTTTGCTGGAAGGCCGCATAGGCCAGAACGGGCAAACCACCTTGTATGTCTGCTATAACCGGGCTTGCCAGTTGCCGGTGCAGTCTGTGGCAGAAGCGCTGGAACAGATAGAGCACGTGTAA
- the priA gene encoding replication restart helicase PriA — protein MTPELEFHIPTDDVHERVTLFADVILPLPLPKLYTYRVPYQMSEEVMVGARVLVQFGSKKVLSCVVARVHETPPKDYQAKYLLEVIDEKPVVTEPQLKLFQWMAEYYMCTLGEVINAALPSALKLSSESQIQLHPQFNDETNEWPLTAHEENIIFALRQKQSLTFTEVGQLLQLTSFHKIIKSLLLKDVIIIYEEIAEKYAPKVVKKVRLTSAYTTSEETLEELFNQLASKPKQLDVLLKYVQLSPILQNLRTNEEGIEKNLLTSNPHLSLSAINTLLKHGIMEQFDVVVSRFPMAEGRGPYLSSDLSPAQAAARDAVLETFGEKDTVLLHGITGSGKTEIYMDLIQKAVEAGGQVLYLLPEIALTTQIVTRLKRVFGDRLGVYHSKFSDNERVEVWNGILSGRFQVVVGVRSSVFLPFHSLSLLIVDEEHEPSYKQHDPAPRYNAREVALMMAHFHQAKTLLGSATPSVETYYHCQSGKWGLVNLLERYGEATLPLVELVDVRQEGLRKNMLSHFSQKLVHAIEDTLHRHEQVILFQNRRGYAPFIDCNDCAWIPKCRNCAVSLSYHKFSNELRCHYCGYTERKPNDCPACGSTMLKTVGFGTEKIEDELKLILPQSRIQRMDLDTTKRKNSHQQIIEDFEMQRTDILVGTQMVTKGLDFEHVSLVGILSADSIIHFPDFRAHERAFQLFVQVSGRAGRKGKNGKVLIQTANPNQPIFQRVIDNDYQGLYQQEIAERQKFRYPPFVRMIRMTIKHPEARPCEQAAILLAKDLNDRLGRGGVLGPEAPHIFKIRNQFLQEIHVKLDRESGHLKHSKNQILEAVQALLQNKEFKQLRVVIDVDPS, from the coding sequence TTGACTCCCGAATTAGAATTCCATATTCCTACAGATGACGTCCACGAACGGGTTACCTTGTTCGCGGACGTCATTTTACCTTTGCCCCTTCCTAAACTGTATACCTACCGCGTCCCTTACCAGATGAGTGAGGAGGTGATGGTGGGTGCCCGCGTGCTGGTGCAGTTCGGTTCTAAAAAGGTCTTGAGCTGCGTGGTGGCGCGGGTGCATGAGACGCCTCCCAAAGATTACCAGGCCAAATACCTGTTGGAGGTCATTGACGAGAAGCCGGTAGTCACTGAGCCCCAGTTGAAGCTGTTCCAATGGATGGCCGAGTACTACATGTGCACGCTGGGCGAGGTGATCAACGCCGCCCTGCCCTCGGCCCTCAAGCTCAGCAGCGAGTCCCAGATTCAGCTGCACCCCCAATTCAACGACGAAACCAACGAGTGGCCCCTTACGGCGCATGAGGAAAACATCATCTTCGCGCTGCGGCAAAAGCAGAGTCTTACGTTCACGGAGGTAGGCCAGCTTCTGCAGCTTACCAGTTTCCATAAGATTATTAAATCATTGCTCCTCAAGGATGTTATCATCATCTATGAGGAGATAGCCGAAAAATATGCCCCCAAGGTGGTGAAGAAAGTACGATTAACTTCGGCTTACACCACCAGTGAGGAAACCCTGGAGGAGCTTTTCAACCAGCTGGCTTCCAAACCCAAGCAACTGGACGTGCTGCTCAAATACGTGCAACTCTCCCCTATCCTGCAGAACCTGAGAACCAATGAAGAAGGCATAGAGAAGAACCTGCTTACCTCCAATCCGCACCTGTCGCTTTCGGCCATCAATACCTTGCTCAAGCATGGCATTATGGAGCAATTTGACGTGGTGGTAAGCCGTTTCCCTATGGCCGAAGGCCGCGGCCCTTACCTAAGCTCGGACCTTTCCCCCGCCCAGGCTGCCGCCCGCGATGCGGTGCTGGAAACCTTTGGGGAGAAAGACACGGTGCTGCTGCACGGCATTACCGGCAGCGGCAAGACCGAGATCTACATGGACCTGATCCAGAAGGCCGTGGAAGCCGGCGGACAGGTGTTGTACTTATTGCCCGAGATTGCCCTTACCACCCAGATTGTCACGCGCCTGAAACGGGTGTTTGGCGACCGGTTGGGCGTGTACCATTCCAAATTCTCAGACAACGAGCGCGTGGAAGTCTGGAACGGGATCCTTTCGGGCCGGTTCCAGGTGGTGGTGGGTGTACGGTCTTCTGTATTTCTGCCTTTCCACTCTTTGTCTTTGTTGATTGTAGACGAGGAGCACGAGCCTTCTTACAAGCAGCATGACCCCGCCCCGCGCTACAACGCCCGCGAAGTGGCCCTCATGATGGCGCATTTCCATCAGGCGAAGACTTTGCTAGGTTCGGCCACGCCCTCCGTGGAAACCTATTACCACTGCCAAAGCGGGAAGTGGGGACTGGTGAACCTGCTGGAGCGCTACGGCGAAGCCACGCTACCTTTGGTAGAACTGGTAGACGTGCGGCAGGAAGGCCTGCGCAAGAACATGCTCAGCCATTTCTCCCAGAAACTGGTGCACGCCATTGAAGACACCCTGCACCGCCATGAGCAGGTGATCCTGTTCCAGAACCGGCGGGGCTATGCTCCCTTCATTGACTGCAATGACTGCGCCTGGATTCCTAAGTGCCGTAACTGCGCAGTGAGTCTCTCTTACCATAAATTTTCCAATGAGCTGCGGTGCCACTATTGCGGTTACACCGAACGCAAACCCAACGACTGCCCCGCCTGCGGCTCCACCATGCTTAAAACCGTGGGCTTTGGCACCGAGAAGATTGAAGACGAACTCAAGCTGATTTTGCCCCAGTCCCGCATTCAGCGCATGGACCTGGACACCACCAAGCGCAAAAACAGCCACCAGCAGATCATAGAAGACTTTGAGATGCAGCGCACCGATATTCTGGTGGGCACCCAGATGGTGACCAAGGGCCTGGACTTTGAGCATGTGAGCCTGGTAGGTATCCTGAGTGCCGACAGCATTATCCATTTCCCGGACTTCAGGGCCCATGAGCGTGCGTTCCAATTGTTTGTGCAGGTAAGTGGCCGCGCCGGCCGGAAAGGTAAGAATGGCAAGGTGCTCATCCAGACGGCCAACCCCAACCAGCCCATCTTCCAGCGGGTCATTGACAACGATTATCAGGGCCTCTACCAGCAGGAAATTGCCGAACGCCAGAAATTCAGATATCCGCCTTTCGTGCGCATGATCCGGATGACGATCAAGCACCCCGAGGCGAGACCCTGCGAACAAGCGGCTATCCTCCTCGCCAAAGACCTCAACGACCGGTTAGGCCGTGGAGGCGTGCTTGGCCCGGAAGCCCCGCACATCTTCAAAATCAGAAACCAGTTCCTACAAGAGATCCACGTGAAATTAGACCGTGAAAGCGGCCACCTAAAGCATTCCAAAAATCAGATTCTGGAGGCAGTACAGGCTTTGCTCCAGAACAAGGAGTTTAAGCAACTGCGGGTGGTTATTGATGTAGACCCGTCGTAA
- a CDS encoding cupin domain-containing protein, producing the protein MKTLVTTAFFAFSLLFQVAPAVAGNSPVKGTVPAVTKAFQQVLKTNSLRIMTLDLAPGEFLDFHATPDQEAYAASEGTLRVVTPDGQEKVIEVKAGDRLWIDLTHYQNWNAGESSLKIMLLEQPEAILENISK; encoded by the coding sequence ATGAAAACTTTAGTAACTACCGCATTTTTCGCTTTCAGTTTATTGTTCCAAGTGGCTCCTGCCGTGGCAGGAAATAGCCCAGTAAAAGGAACCGTTCCCGCTGTGACCAAGGCATTCCAGCAAGTCCTGAAAACCAATTCGCTCCGCATCATGACCCTGGACCTGGCGCCAGGTGAGTTCTTAGATTTCCACGCTACCCCAGACCAGGAAGCTTATGCCGCCTCTGAAGGCACGCTGCGGGTAGTTACCCCAGATGGTCAGGAAAAAGTGATAGAAGTAAAAGCAGGTGACCGTCTTTGGATTGACCTTACCCACTACCAAAACTGGAACGCGGGGGAAAGTTCATTGAAAATAATGCTCTTGGAGCAGCCTGAGGCTATTTTGGAAAATATTTCTAAATAA
- a CDS encoding Rieske (2Fe-2S) protein — MAWIKIFESEADAQTQVPLTRTKALVVGGQEICLAHTPAGIFAVENTCPHLGDALSRGTTNYLNEIICPWHSYRFHLISGEECRGRTRPLKRFELETREDGVYVQLPD, encoded by the coding sequence ATGGCTTGGATCAAAATCTTTGAAAGCGAGGCCGATGCCCAAACCCAGGTTCCCTTAACCCGCACCAAGGCCCTAGTAGTGGGCGGACAAGAGATTTGTCTGGCCCACACCCCAGCGGGCATCTTCGCGGTAGAGAATACGTGCCCGCACCTGGGCGATGCGCTGAGCCGGGGCACCACCAACTACCTCAATGAAATCATCTGCCCCTGGCACAGCTACCGCTTCCACCTTATCTCAGGGGAAGAATGCCGGGGCCGTACCCGCCCCCTGAAACGCTTTGAGCTGGAAACGCGGGAAGACGGCGTGTACGTGCAGTTACCCGACTAA
- a CDS encoding GSCFA domain-containing protein — translation MQFRTEIMPPPAPFRVSRTKSIFTIGSCFAEVMGRRLEQVKANTLVNPFGTVFNPLSLHKLLRATLQQDLLGLEEGLVEKNGRWYHYDFHSSFSHAQPEELLQQLQDQIQKAHSFLAQAQAVLVTWGTAYVYERVDTGALVANCHKVPQRAFNKRLLTLAEMEEDTRQTLQLLQQTFPLIQVILTVSPVRHIKDTLPLNSVSKSLLRVAAHLAQEQHAHVSYFPAYELLLDDLRDYRFYGPDLIHPSEMAETYIWEKFIGAYADQSFLEFIVKWQQIQRDLAHRAFQPESEGHQLFLQQLLDRLQALALETDVQEEIATVQRQLRMP, via the coding sequence ATGCAGTTCCGTACCGAAATCATGCCTCCCCCCGCTCCTTTCCGGGTGTCCCGCACCAAGAGCATTTTTACCATCGGCTCCTGCTTTGCCGAAGTGATGGGTAGAAGGCTAGAGCAAGTAAAGGCGAACACCCTGGTGAATCCGTTTGGCACGGTCTTCAACCCGCTTTCTCTGCACAAGCTACTCAGGGCCACCTTGCAACAAGACCTTCTGGGGTTAGAGGAAGGATTGGTGGAGAAGAATGGCCGCTGGTACCATTATGATTTCCACTCGAGTTTCTCGCATGCCCAACCAGAAGAGCTGCTGCAACAGTTGCAGGACCAGATTCAAAAAGCCCATTCGTTCCTGGCCCAGGCACAGGCGGTTTTAGTTACCTGGGGCACGGCCTACGTGTATGAACGGGTAGACACAGGTGCCTTGGTAGCCAATTGCCACAAAGTGCCGCAGCGCGCCTTTAACAAACGCCTGCTCACCCTGGCCGAAATGGAGGAAGACACCCGCCAAACCCTGCAACTATTGCAACAGACCTTCCCGTTGATACAGGTAATTCTTACGGTGAGCCCGGTACGGCATATCAAAGATACCCTTCCCCTGAACAGCGTCAGCAAGAGCCTGCTGCGGGTGGCGGCCCATTTGGCCCAGGAACAGCATGCCCATGTCAGCTACTTTCCCGCCTATGAATTATTGCTGGATGACCTGCGTGATTACAGGTTCTACGGCCCCGATCTGATTCATCCCTCGGAGATGGCGGAAACCTATATCTGGGAGAAATTCATAGGCGCGTACGCCGACCAGTCGTTCCTTGAGTTTATAGTCAAGTGGCAGCAGATCCAGCGCGATCTGGCCCACCGGGCTTTCCAGCCGGAGAGTGAGGGGCACCAGCTGTTCCTGCAGCAGCTTTTAGATCGGCTGCAAGCCCTGGCACTTGAGACAGATGTGCAGGAGGAGATTGCCACCGTGCAGCGCCAGTTGCGTATGCCATAA
- a CDS encoding PQQ-dependent sugar dehydrogenase, which yields MQPFIKTIIPLSLLLALFTGCSKNTTSNTAGSGSAPSGEALLTGTELASARSNYTNYCAGCHGQNLETFVDRKWLHGNSPEALFKSIKHGFPETGMLAYDTTFTDTEITQLVRYIRQGVASGQKKQASKGKVFQAQDLSFTLDTVVTGLDVPWAMAFLPNGEMLITERSGILYRLTKDRQLQKIEGAPEVLAQGQGGLLDIELHPDFNKNQVLFLSYSAFKKEDGQTLSTTAIMRARLDGNTLKEQKQIFEAQPYARTRHHYGCRMEFGRDGYLYFTMGDRGGTKVNPQNLTVHAGKTHRIKEDGSIPADNPFVGQQGAMKSIYTYGNRNAQGLALNPTSGEMWLHEHGPKGGDEVNIVKKGANYGWADVTYGIDYNGTKISDIQKKPGVTDPIHIWVPSIAPSGMAFLTGDRYKGWKGSLFVGSMSFKFLSRLTVAGNTITGEERLLQDIGRVRDVRMSPDGYLYIAVEKPGIIYRLMPVE from the coding sequence ATGCAGCCATTTATAAAAACCATAATCCCGCTGTCGCTTCTGCTGGCTTTGTTCACCGGGTGTAGCAAGAACACCACCTCCAACACCGCCGGCTCGGGCAGTGCCCCTTCGGGCGAAGCCCTTTTGACCGGAACTGAGCTGGCCAGCGCCCGCTCCAACTATACCAATTACTGCGCCGGCTGCCACGGCCAGAACCTGGAGACGTTTGTAGACCGCAAATGGCTGCACGGGAATTCGCCGGAGGCGCTGTTCAAAAGCATCAAACACGGTTTCCCAGAGACGGGCATGCTGGCCTATGACACCACTTTCACGGATACGGAAATCACCCAGCTGGTCCGCTACATTAGGCAGGGCGTGGCATCTGGCCAGAAAAAGCAAGCCTCCAAGGGCAAGGTATTCCAGGCGCAAGACCTTAGTTTTACCTTAGACACCGTGGTCACTGGTTTAGACGTGCCCTGGGCCATGGCCTTTCTACCGAACGGCGAGATGCTGATCACAGAGCGGTCCGGGATTCTGTACCGGCTCACCAAAGACCGCCAGCTGCAGAAGATTGAAGGAGCCCCCGAGGTGCTGGCGCAGGGGCAGGGCGGCCTACTGGACATAGAGCTGCACCCGGACTTCAATAAGAACCAGGTGCTATTCCTTTCCTATTCGGCGTTTAAGAAAGAAGACGGGCAGACCTTGTCTACCACCGCCATTATGCGGGCCCGCCTGGACGGCAATACCCTGAAAGAGCAGAAGCAGATCTTTGAAGCCCAGCCTTATGCCAGAACCCGCCACCACTACGGCTGCCGCATGGAGTTCGGGCGCGACGGTTACCTGTACTTTACCATGGGCGATAGGGGCGGGACCAAGGTGAATCCGCAGAACCTGACTGTGCACGCCGGTAAAACGCACCGCATCAAAGAAGACGGCTCCATTCCGGCAGACAACCCGTTTGTAGGGCAGCAGGGAGCCATGAAATCTATTTATACCTATGGGAACCGCAACGCGCAGGGCCTGGCTTTAAACCCAACTTCAGGCGAGATGTGGCTGCATGAGCACGGGCCCAAAGGCGGAGATGAGGTGAACATTGTGAAAAAGGGCGCCAACTACGGCTGGGCCGACGTTACCTACGGCATAGACTACAACGGCACAAAGATCTCTGACATCCAGAAAAAGCCCGGCGTAACCGATCCTATACATATCTGGGTGCCATCTATTGCCCCCTCGGGCATGGCTTTCCTGACCGGTGACCGGTACAAAGGCTGGAAGGGGAGTTTGTTCGTGGGTTCTATGAGTTTTAAGTTCCTGAGCAGATTAACCGTGGCCGGCAACACCATTACCGGGGAGGAAAGGCTGCTGCAAGACATTGGCCGCGTGCGCGACGTGCGCATGAGCCCAGACGGCTACCTGTACATTGCGGTGGAAAAGCCAGGCATTATCTACCGGCTGATGCCCGTGGAATAA
- a CDS encoding M14 family metallopeptidase — protein sequence MLKSLLKLAFVGVIWGMSLSIGNAQSALQTPEQFLGYRLGDQFTYHGRIVDYVQYLANQNQGKMQLQTYGHTYEKRPLLLATISSPANMQRLEEIRTNNLKNAGLLAGQPTGGKQPAIVWLSYNIHGNESVSSEAVLQVLYDLLDTKNAQTQKWLENTVVIIDPCVNPDGRDRYTMWYNRVRNQQPNASPWSWEHQEPWPGGRPNHYYFDLNRDWAWQTQIESQQRAAVYNQWMPQLHADFHEQGVDNPYYFAPSAKPYHDAITPWQREFQGIIGEYNRKQFDKNNWLYFTRERFDLFYPSYGDTWPTYQGAIAMTYEQGGSGRAGVVIQKSDGDSLTLAQRIAHHHAASLATVEAISDKVDKVVSEFKKFYADAQIKPFGQYRSYVFKTKGEEGRIKELTQYLDRQQITYGYAKAGGSGKGFNYGTGKTESVKYETGDLVISAFQPKSTLLNVLFEPNARLEDSVTYDITAWSLPYAYALKGAAFTNRIAMSAAQPAAAKVANPVTPNAYAYIAHWHGVQDIKFLSALLKSKVRVRYSEVPFELNKEKYAPGTLIITRTGNEGLREKFDQIVTHAADSLGIKLASSTTGFVTRGADFGSSSIKHIKTPKVAVLTGEGVSAYGFGEIWHYFEQQVGYPITVLGTDYFANVPLHEFDVLILPTGSYGKVLDEKTLTKVKDWVKAGGKLIAMETAVNFLADKPDFAVKKKAADTTNAKKAPDASELKKYANRERESISEEVQGSVFRISLDNTHPLAFGYGTTYPALIRTNALPHYMRDAWNVGTVKQGVAATGFVGSKATAKLENGMVLGVQEMGRGQVVYLMDNPLFRAFWQGGKLLFGNAVFLVGQ from the coding sequence ATGTTAAAATCTTTATTGAAGCTAGCTTTCGTGGGAGTCATATGGGGAATGAGCCTTTCTATAGGCAACGCCCAGAGCGCCCTGCAAACGCCCGAACAGTTTTTAGGCTACCGCCTGGGAGACCAGTTCACCTACCATGGCCGCATAGTAGACTACGTGCAGTACCTGGCCAACCAGAACCAGGGAAAGATGCAGTTACAGACCTACGGGCATACCTATGAAAAACGCCCGCTGCTCCTGGCTACCATCTCCTCGCCGGCCAACATGCAGCGCCTGGAGGAAATCAGGACCAATAACCTCAAAAACGCCGGCTTACTGGCTGGTCAGCCTACCGGGGGCAAGCAGCCGGCCATTGTGTGGCTGAGCTACAACATCCACGGCAATGAGTCAGTGAGTTCTGAGGCGGTGTTGCAGGTGCTCTATGACCTGCTGGATACCAAGAATGCCCAGACGCAGAAATGGCTGGAAAACACCGTGGTGATCATTGACCCCTGCGTGAACCCAGACGGCCGCGACCGCTACACCATGTGGTACAACCGCGTGCGCAATCAGCAGCCCAACGCCTCGCCGTGGTCCTGGGAGCACCAGGAGCCCTGGCCAGGCGGACGCCCCAACCACTACTACTTTGACTTGAACCGTGACTGGGCCTGGCAAACGCAGATTGAGTCTCAGCAGCGGGCCGCCGTTTACAACCAATGGATGCCACAACTGCACGCCGACTTCCATGAGCAGGGCGTAGACAACCCGTATTATTTTGCGCCTTCGGCGAAGCCTTATCATGATGCCATCACCCCTTGGCAGCGCGAGTTCCAGGGCATTATAGGCGAGTACAACCGCAAGCAGTTTGACAAAAATAACTGGCTGTACTTCACCCGTGAGCGCTTTGACCTGTTCTACCCCAGCTACGGCGATACCTGGCCCACGTACCAGGGCGCCATTGCCATGACCTATGAGCAGGGCGGTTCAGGGCGCGCCGGCGTAGTGATCCAGAAATCTGACGGTGACAGCCTCACTTTGGCCCAGCGCATTGCCCACCACCACGCCGCCAGTTTGGCCACGGTAGAAGCTATCTCTGATAAGGTAGACAAAGTAGTTTCTGAGTTCAAGAAGTTCTACGCCGATGCCCAGATCAAGCCCTTTGGCCAGTACCGCAGCTACGTGTTCAAAACCAAAGGCGAGGAAGGCCGCATTAAGGAACTTACCCAATACCTGGACCGCCAGCAAATCACCTACGGCTACGCCAAGGCCGGCGGGTCGGGTAAAGGCTTCAATTATGGTACGGGCAAAACCGAGTCTGTGAAATATGAAACCGGCGACCTGGTGATCAGTGCCTTCCAACCCAAGTCTACTTTGTTGAACGTGCTGTTTGAGCCCAATGCCCGCCTGGAAGACTCTGTGACCTATGACATCACGGCTTGGTCCTTGCCCTACGCCTATGCTTTGAAGGGGGCAGCGTTCACCAACCGTATTGCCATGTCTGCTGCCCAACCAGCGGCTGCTAAAGTAGCCAATCCTGTTACGCCAAACGCGTATGCGTACATTGCCCATTGGCATGGAGTACAGGATATTAAATTCCTGTCAGCCCTTTTGAAATCTAAGGTGCGGGTACGTTACTCTGAGGTGCCGTTTGAGCTGAACAAAGAAAAATACGCGCCGGGCACGCTTATCATTACCCGTACCGGGAATGAGGGCCTACGTGAGAAATTTGACCAGATCGTGACCCACGCCGCAGATTCGCTGGGCATCAAACTGGCTTCCTCTACTACCGGCTTTGTGACCAGAGGGGCAGACTTTGGTTCCAGCAGCATCAAACACATCAAGACCCCTAAAGTGGCGGTATTGACCGGCGAAGGCGTTTCGGCTTACGGTTTTGGGGAGATCTGGCATTACTTTGAACAGCAGGTAGGCTACCCTATCACGGTCCTGGGTACCGACTATTTTGCCAATGTGCCCCTGCATGAGTTTGACGTGCTTATTCTGCCTACCGGTTCTTACGGAAAGGTGCTGGATGAGAAAACGCTTACCAAGGTGAAAGACTGGGTAAAGGCCGGCGGGAAACTCATTGCCATGGAAACAGCGGTGAATTTTTTAGCCGACAAGCCTGACTTCGCCGTGAAAAAGAAAGCCGCGGACACCACCAACGCCAAAAAAGCGCCAGACGCCAGCGAGCTAAAGAAATACGCCAACCGCGAGCGGGAATCTATCTCAGAAGAAGTGCAGGGCAGCGTGTTCCGGATAAGCCTGGACAATACCCACCCGTTGGCCTTCGGGTATGGCACCACCTATCCGGCCCTTATCAGGACAAACGCGTTGCCACATTACATGCGCGATGCCTGGAACGTAGGTACCGTGAAACAAGGAGTAGCCGCCACCGGCTTTGTAGGCTCCAAGGCCACCGCTAAGCTGGAGAACGGCATGGTGCTGGGCGTGCAGGAAATGGGCCGCGGGCAGGTGGTCTATTTAATGGACAACCCGCTGTTCAGAGCCTTCTGGCAAGGCGGCAAACTGCTGTTCGGGAACGCCGTGTTCCTGGTGGGGCAATAG